TTAATTAAAGTGCACTTAGAAGTTAGCATCTGGCTCACGGAACACATTTCAGCAGAGTGTGAGCTGGGGGGTTGACAACCGGCTTAGGTGTAGGTTGTTGCCCCAGGGAACACGTTTCGACTAGGTAGCCTAAAACGACCACCCGAGTAACCCCGAGAGATTACTCAACATAAAGTCCAACAACAAAGCCCCCGAGAGGCTTCGGACGGGACTTCATAAAACTAAAATGAGGTTGAGACAAATTTGCGTTTGCCTCGACCTCGTTTTGTACATAGCGCTTATATATAGGAGGAAATTGATGATGTGTAGTGAAAAAGAGAAAATGTTAGCTGGAGAACGGTACCTGAATACGGATGACGAATTGGCAGCGGACCGGCACCGTAACCGATTGCTGGTAGATAAATTTAACCGGGTTGCCCGCCAAGATCCTGAGCAAGGGAGCCAATTGATTAAGCAAATTTTTCATCAAACTGGTGAAAAGGTGGATATTCAATCCCCCTTTCAATGTGATTATGGCTACACTGTTTCAGTCGGGGAGAACTTTTTTGCCAATTACGGTTGTACATTTATCGACGTTGGTAAGATTACAATTGGTAAGAACGCCATGCTGGGACCGAACACTTCGATTTATTCTGTCAATCATCCCCTTGGAGCCAAGGAACGGATCGCCAATTATGAATATCCTGGGAATGTTACAATAGGAGATAATCTCTGGGTTGGCGGCAACACGACAATCGTTCCGGGAGTCACATTAGGAGATAACGTTGTGGTGGCAGCCGGAGCGGTGGTTACAAAATCGTTTGGTGACAACGTCCTAATTGGCGGCAATCCAGCCAGAATCTTAAAACATCTTAATTAATACTGGAGGATTTTGATGAGTAAAGAGAATATTGGCAGTAGAATCAAATTAGCAGACGGTCATACGATGCCCCAAGAAGGACTGGGTGTTTATCGGATGACTGATGAAGATGAATTAATTAAGTCGGTTAAATCCGCATATGATGATGGTTACCGGTTGTTTGATACCGCTCAAATGTACGGCAACGAAGCTGCGGTTGGCAAAGCCATCAAAGACTTGGATGTTGCCCGGGAGGACATTTTTGTCACGACTAAGGTTGCTGAAGAGAATCAAGGATACGATCAGACCATTGCTTCAGTCGAAGAATCATTGAAGAAACTGCAGTTGGATTACGTGGACCTACTACTGGTTCACTGGCCAATTCACACCCACTTCTTTGAAACCTGGCGGGCATTTGAAAGCCTTAAAGAGCAGGGGTTGGTCAAGTCGATTGGCACTAGCAACTACGGCATGCTGCATCTGCAGTATTTGGCAACCAAAGCTAATGAGATGCCAGTCGTCAACCAATTGGAAGTCCACCCATACCTCTCACAGCAGGCTATGATTGATTTCGACCGTGAAAATCACATTGTCACTCAAGCATGGGCACCGTTGGGTCGCGGCCGGATTTTTGATGATCCAGTGATTGTCAGAATTGCCAATCAGCATGGTAAATCAGCCGCCCAGGTCATTTTGCGCTGGCATTTTCAACGTGGTGATTCATTCATTCCCAAGTCAGTTCATCCTGAACGGATCAAGCAGAACGCTGACATCTATGATTTTGAGTTGAGCGAAGATGAAATAAAACAGGTGGATGGGTTGAACCGGAACACTCGGATCAGCCAAGAGCCTGAGATGGTGTATGAGATTGGGCATCAGTATCCGCATCATTAATGATGAAGTCTAAAAAGGCTTTGTTACTGAACTGATTAGCGTTCAGTAACAAAGTCTTTTTGATTGGGATTGTAGAAAGCGACCTGAAGTTCAAAAGTGATGTTCCGTTCCTCGAGCTTGTTTTTTGACAGATTAGCGATATAACTGAATTATGAGTTAGATGCAGTTCTAGCAACATACTTATCTGTTGGGGGAGAATAACATGGAAACGAGTAGCAGGAAGTTATCACAGATTTTGATTGGCTTATTGTTCATTCTAATTGGCGGTATTGCGATCTTTCTCAACATCTTTTCGCTGGGCCCGTTACCAATATCCAAGGGCATGGCCGCTGTTTATTGGCTGATATTTGCCGGTGGAATGAACGTAGTTGGTGGAATTGTTCGCTTGTTTACATATCGCCATTCCGTGTTAATAATTCTTGCGGCAGTGCTATTCGTTGTCAATTTGATTCCCGGTATTCAGCAGGTGATCTCAGGAAATTATTTTTTATTTCCGATCATTGTTGTGCTGCTGGTTCTAGCGATTGCAATCGGGGCAGTTGATTTGTGGGATCGAAACAAATGATCAAAGGGGATACACCAAAAGGGCCTCACATTTGATGCCCTTCTGTTGACTGATAGGGAAAGCAATATTATCTGTACCAGGCAGTTTTGGGCCAGTTTGAATGGAATAATCCACCCGACCATGAAGAGCAATCATGAACTCCTTTATTTTTATGATTGAGTCCGTCACAACGTCCCATGGAATACTCATAACACCCATATTCGGCAAGATGCCAATAACAGTCACTGCCTGCAAAGTCAGCAAGTCCTTTAGCACTTGAGTGACTCCAGTATCGATGGTCAGATTTTGGACCGTTAAATCTATTGCAATGCACGTGGGTTCCAGTAGAAACATGGTCACCAACATTTTGGCCTGGATATGCACCTAATAATGTTCCATTAGGAGTATTTGAATCTCCATTTGCTTCATCCATGTTCTGTATGACATCTGAATAGTCTAGTACTCTTACATTCGGAGAGCTTGATGCAACGCTGGTGCTTGAACTGAGATCTTTATTTGAACTCAGCAAATCAGGTGTTCCTTGCTCAGAATCATTTTGTGGCATGGTCATTTCAACACGAAGTTGATTATTGAGTAATCTGACTGAAATGTTGGGATACTCTAGTGGCAAACTTTGTATATTGCTTAAGGTATCGTTGTCCAAATCCGAAACAGAATATGTAGCTACAAGTATAATTTGTGGGGATGAATCGTCTTCCGAAGATGATGGTGTAGCTCCTAAGGCTGGAGCGGATCCAACGAGTAGAGTTACAAGTGTTGCAAGTGCTAAGAAAAAGCATTTTACCTTGTTGATATATTTCTCCTTTGTTAAGATGTATTTGACCTAAAATTCTAATTTTAAGACCTTATCACCATAAAACAACTTAGATTCTTTGTAAAAAAAGGAAAATTATGAAACGACGACAAGTAGCGATTTTAATTGCAATAGTATATGTCGCAATAGGACTTATACTTGTATGGTAGATTGTAAAATTAATCCGAACGCTGTTCGGACAAAAAAGATCAGCTTCCTTTAAAATGGTGTTTACCACAAACCCATCTTTTAGGAGCTGATCTTTTGTCTAGTATAACCTATTCCGAACGAATTAAAATCGAAACCTTTTGTGAACTAGGGCTGTCCAATATCCAAATGGGCGTTCGGCTGAACCGATCACCGTCAACAATTTCTTATGAATTATCTCGATGTCAACCTTACCAGGCTGAATTAGCACAAACAGATGCCGAATACAAGCGATCACGATGTGGTCGGAAAACTAAGCTGAGCGATGAGTTAAAGCAAAAAATTCTCAACCATTTACGTCTAAGCTGGTCACCAGGAATGATTGCTCACGAATTTAAACTAGCTACTAAATCTATTTATAATTGGCTAAATCAGGGGAGAATTGGTTTCTCCTTGAATGATCTACCTGAACATGGCGTACGCCAACGGCGTAACGTTGACCAACGATCCAAATATAATCAATCTTTGGGGCGATCAATTGAACAGCGTCCCATGATCATTAATCAACGTAATCGCATCGGCGATTTTGAACTAGATACAGTCGTTGGTCCTCGTGGGCATAGTAAGGCAGTTTTATTAACTTTAATCGATCGAAAATCACGGTTCCTTTGGGCATACCGGTTAAAAGATCGGACGACAGCGACTGTTAATGAAGCACTAACTAAGTTCCTAACCACTTTTAATGGTCCGGTGCACAGCTTTACTGTGGACCGTGGCACTGAGTTTAGTGGGCTAGTATCACTTGAATCACAATATGGTATTAAGACCTATTACTGCCATGCTTATACTCCAGCTGAACGTGGTAGTAATGAACGCTTTAATCGGAATTTACGTTATTTTTATCCTAAAGGGACTCGTTTTGAGCACATTAGTGCTCAAGATTTAACGACGACGTTACTCCAAATTAACCAGCGACCGCTTAAAATACTCGACTGGCAAACACCGTATCAGGTTATGCTGACAAATTTGTCCAAAAATTCGGATTAAATTTGCAATCTACCGTATACAATTGTTATTATTTTTTTGCCTTGGATTCCGTTGTTCAATCACAATCTCAGGAACAATTGTCTAGGGAATTTAAAAATAATGGGCATAATTCCACGATACAAATTAGCGTAAAAAGAAGAATCAATGTTAAGCTACGTC
Above is a genomic segment from Lentilactobacillus buchneri containing:
- a CDS encoding IS30-like element ISLpl1 family transposase, coding for MSSITYSERIKIETFCELGLSNIQMGVRLNRSPSTISYELSRCQPYQAELAQTDAEYKRSRCGRKTKLSDELKQKILNHLRLSWSPGMIAHEFKLATKSIYNWLNQGRIGFSLNDLPEHGVRQRRNVDQRSKYNQSLGRSIEQRPMIINQRNRIGDFELDTVVGPRGHSKAVLLTLIDRKSRFLWAYRLKDRTTATVNEALTKFLTTFNGPVHSFTVDRGTEFSGLVSLESQYGIKTYYCHAYTPAERGSNERFNRNLRYFYPKGTRFEHISAQDLTTTLLQINQRPLKILDWQTPYQVMLTNLSKNSD
- a CDS encoding sugar O-acetyltransferase, whose amino-acid sequence is MMCSEKEKMLAGERYLNTDDELAADRHRNRLLVDKFNRVARQDPEQGSQLIKQIFHQTGEKVDIQSPFQCDYGYTVSVGENFFANYGCTFIDVGKITIGKNAMLGPNTSIYSVNHPLGAKERIANYEYPGNVTIGDNLWVGGNTTIVPGVTLGDNVVVAAGAVVTKSFGDNVLIGGNPARILKHLN
- a CDS encoding aldo/keto reductase, with amino-acid sequence MSKENIGSRIKLADGHTMPQEGLGVYRMTDEDELIKSVKSAYDDGYRLFDTAQMYGNEAAVGKAIKDLDVAREDIFVTTKVAEENQGYDQTIASVEESLKKLQLDYVDLLLVHWPIHTHFFETWRAFESLKEQGLVKSIGTSNYGMLHLQYLATKANEMPVVNQLEVHPYLSQQAMIDFDRENHIVTQAWAPLGRGRIFDDPVIVRIANQHGKSAAQVILRWHFQRGDSFIPKSVHPERIKQNADIYDFELSEDEIKQVDGLNRNTRISQEPEMVYEIGHQYPHH